A region of the Stieleria neptunia genome:
TTTGAGAGGCGCGTTTGGACATCGCGCACCATCCGCTGCTACCCCATTTTCTTGTCTCACTGCTTCCAACCCACCCCCATTTCTCTGCCCCCTATTTTTCTGCCCTCTCCCCCTCGACTGCCTTGCACCGATGCAGCGTCATCAGAGCGAATCCGGTGCCGTAGGGTCGGTGGTAATCGTACAGCGGGTAATCCCACCACGACCCGTTCTTTTCTTGACGGTCCAAGATCAATTTCGCCAGCATCGCTTGATAGGGCGCGCGTTGTTCGGCGGGTAATTGGTCCAAGCACACCGCTCCGTAGTAGTGCCCGAAGTAGTAGAAGTAGCCTGCCACCTGCATCCAGGATTCGTGGGGAACCGGTCGTTTGCGTCCGATGTCCAACCAACCGTTGCGGACGTACAAGCGATACAGCCAAGTCTTGATCACGTCATCGGTCACCGTTTTGTCGCCCCAGGCCCGCAACGCGGCGTTGCAGCACTGTGTCCGTCCCAGGCTGCCGCCCGGGCGATTGATTTCTCGTGCCGGACGGTCCTTCAGGTACTCGCCGTACAAGTAACTGAAATCCGACTTCTTTTGACGGTTGGTCGCGGCGATCGCTCGATCGACGATTCGCTTGGGTGGTTCCACCCCGATCTCCCGCGCTTCGGCCAAGGCGATCAGCACGGCGCCGTTGACGAAACTGATCGAGCTGGATGTCGGCTGATTGGACTGGTACCGGAAATCGTAGTACCCCCAGCCGCCGTCCACCGATTCGTAGCGTTGCAGCATGTCGAATTGATCGCGGATCAGCGCGACAATCTTTTCCTGAGCCGCGGTCTCGCCGGCGTGTCGCCGGTGCAACCGGACGAGTGCCTGGATCGAATAGGCGTGTCCCCAGACGTTGTAGATCGCGTCGCCACTGGCCCGCCGGAGCGATCCGAGATGCTCGTACAACCAAGCTTCGGCCCGATCGATCGTCGACTGGGTTTTGGGGTCATCGGGGGCGACTTCCAGCAAGCCGGAAAGCGCCAACGACGTCGTTCCGGCGCGAAACGCGTGGTGCGCACCGGGAACGGGGGCGTAGATGTTGAGTGCCTTGGTCTTGGTCGGCGACCCCCAGGATCCGTTGGGGTTCTGGTCGTCGATCAAGAACTGAACGCCACGTTCGATCGCGGCCTGCAATGCCTCCGGCTCAGTCGGCTCGACCACCGGCAACGGTCGGACTTCATCGCCGATCCGAACCGTCTCCTGGGTTTGACCTTCCGCCTGCAACAGCATCAGGACTCCAACGGCAACCAGCCAACCACGCGACAAGAATCTCATTTCGATGCTTCGTCCTTTTTCTCGGCGCCGTCTTTCTCGGCGCCGTCTTTCTCGGCGTCGTCAGCAGCCTTTGGTTTCGCCGTGGTAAACTGCAACTCACACGTCATCGCCGGCAGCACGTCGGCCGATGCTTTGCCACGCAGGGAAACGATGCAGTCGTATTTTCCGGCGGTCAGGGGCACGATGCCGATCGATTTGACGACGCCGTTCAGTTCCGCATCGGCGATCCCCTTGGGCACGACCTTGCAGCGGTCCCCGACGTGAACCGATTTCAATTGCGGTTCGGGCAATTCGACACGCACTTGCAATTTGGTGGGGGCAAGGACCGTGCCGATCACTTGCTTGCCACTGACACCCGATCCCTTTTTCAGTTCGACCGGTTTGGCCGGCAGTTTGGCCCGCGTGACGGTGCCGTAAACGAAGATCCCGTCCAGTGCTGACTTCAGCACGACCTTCTTTCGTTCGGCCCGCATCTCGTCAAACTTTTCAGCTTGCTGTTCCAGCTTGACGCGTTTGCGTCGCAATTCGAGCTCGCGTTTTTGTTTGTCGATGCCCATCGCGTGAACGGCTTTTTCATAGTCGATCAGGGCGCGTGCCAAGGTTTCTTCTTGATTGGCATCGTCACGGGGGATCGACTGCTTGATGGTTCGATCGTGCTGAATCTTGGCCCGATCGAGAGAGAACTGGGCCGACTCCATCGCCCGCTTGGCCCGTC
Encoded here:
- a CDS encoding prenyltransferase/squalene oxidase repeat-containing protein, with protein sequence MRFLSRGWLVAVGVLMLLQAEGQTQETVRIGDEVRPLPVVEPTEPEALQAAIERGVQFLIDDQNPNGSWGSPTKTKALNIYAPVPGAHHAFRAGTTSLALSGLLEVAPDDPKTQSTIDRAEAWLYEHLGSLRRASGDAIYNVWGHAYSIQALVRLHRRHAGETAAQEKIVALIRDQFDMLQRYESVDGGWGYYDFRYQSNQPTSSSISFVNGAVLIALAEAREIGVEPPKRIVDRAIAATNRQKKSDFSYLYGEYLKDRPAREINRPGGSLGRTQCCNAALRAWGDKTVTDDVIKTWLYRLYVRNGWLDIGRKRPVPHESWMQVAGYFYYFGHYYGAVCLDQLPAEQRAPYQAMLAKLILDRQEKNGSWWDYPLYDYHRPYGTGFALMTLHRCKAVEGERAEK
- a CDS encoding HlyD family efflux transporter periplasmic adaptor subunit, whose protein sequence is MSVPAGYAEEKEDKAASSADSADVTVKLDGTFEAIRQFEVTADNEHLTNLVIERIVPSGTSVTEGQTLVWFETKPLDDKIRSAESDLAIARLDLESDEFAHEQFLKQQTLDKAKARRTRDQAQQAYDNYQRVDRERAIKQAKFSLESSQFSLESATEEYRQLEQMYKEDDLTEESEEIVLRRAKRAMESAQFSLDRAKIQHDRTIKQSIPRDDANQEETLARALIDYEKAVHAMGIDKQKRELELRRKRVKLEQQAEKFDEMRAERKKVVLKSALDGIFVYGTVTRAKLPAKPVELKKGSGVSGKQVIGTVLAPTKLQVRVELPEPQLKSVHVGDRCKVVPKGIADAELNGVVKSIGIVPLTAGKYDCIVSLRGKASADVLPAMTCELQFTTAKPKAADDAEKDGAEKDGAEKKDEASK